From a single Synechococcales cyanobacterium T60_A2020_003 genomic region:
- the plsX gene encoding phosphate acyltransferase PlsX, protein MGSPRARIAIDAMGGDFAPTEIVAGALRAQEELDIDVLLVGDPVLIEQEIQRHHSSANIQIIPSEGTIEMHEEALTGLRKKPKASINVAMELVKKKQADGVVSAGHSGAAMAAALLRLGRLPGIERPAIGAVFPTLIPSRSVLILDVGANVDCRPKFLEQFAVMGSIYSQYVLGVTEPKVGLLNIGEESTKGNDLAVRTHQMLQENPRVHFVGNAEGRDVLSGDFDVIVCDGFVGNVLLKFAEAVGGVLLQILKEELPKGIRGKLGTALLKPNLRRIGQRVDHAEHGGGLLLGVNGICIISHGSSQAPSVFNAIRLAKEAIDHQVLERIQVQCEADRVADQQRSLSHQADTAESAE, encoded by the coding sequence ATGGGATCACCTCGGGCAAGGATAGCAATTGATGCGATGGGTGGGGATTTTGCCCCCACGGAAATTGTCGCGGGAGCATTGAGAGCACAAGAGGAGCTAGATATAGACGTGCTTCTTGTGGGCGATCCAGTGCTCATTGAACAGGAGATTCAGCGTCACCATTCCTCCGCAAATATTCAGATCATTCCGTCTGAAGGAACGATTGAAATGCACGAGGAAGCTCTGACGGGTCTTCGTAAAAAGCCAAAAGCATCCATCAATGTAGCGATGGAACTTGTGAAGAAGAAGCAGGCTGATGGCGTTGTTTCGGCGGGTCATTCTGGCGCAGCGATGGCCGCTGCACTGCTGCGTCTAGGACGATTGCCAGGGATTGAGCGACCAGCCATTGGTGCAGTATTTCCCACCCTCATTCCCAGTCGTTCCGTTCTGATTCTGGACGTCGGCGCAAACGTAGACTGTCGTCCAAAATTCTTGGAACAATTTGCGGTCATGGGCAGTATCTATTCCCAGTATGTGCTGGGCGTGACTGAGCCAAAGGTCGGATTGCTGAACATTGGCGAAGAATCAACCAAAGGCAATGACCTTGCGGTTCGCACGCATCAAATGTTGCAAGAAAATCCACGGGTTCATTTCGTCGGTAATGCCGAAGGGCGAGATGTGCTGTCGGGTGATTTTGATGTCATTGTCTGCGATGGCTTTGTGGGCAATGTATTGCTGAAATTTGCTGAAGCCGTTGGGGGTGTCCTGCTCCAAATTTTGAAGGAAGAGTTGCCGAAGGGCATTCGAGGAAAGTTGGGAACGGCCCTGTTAAAGCCAAATCTGCGCCGTATCGGTCAGCGAGTTGATCACGCTGAACATGGGGGTGGGTTGCTACTGGGCGTCAATGGTATTTGCATTATTAGCCACGGTAGCTCCCAAGCACCATCCGTTTTTAATGCGATCCGCCTTGCAAAAGAGGCGATTGACCATCAGGTTTTAGAGCGCATTCAGGTGCAATGTGAGGCAGACCGCGTAGCCGATCAGCAACGCTCGCTGTCCCACCAGGCAGATAC
- a CDS encoding winged helix-turn-helix domain-containing protein — protein sequence EVWGYTPERHVDTRVVDVHISRLRAKLEDDPSNPELILTARGTGYLFQRITDSTVEID from the coding sequence AAGAAGTCTGGGGATACACGCCGGAGCGTCACGTCGATACCCGCGTGGTGGATGTACACATCTCGCGCTTGCGAGCCAAGCTTGAAGATGATCCTAGTAACCCGGAACTGATTCTAACCGCTCGCGGAACGGGCTATCTATTCCAGCGCATTACTGACTCCACCGTCGAAATTGACTAG